One segment of Solanum lycopersicum chromosome 1, SLM_r2.1 DNA contains the following:
- the LOC101263469 gene encoding uncharacterized protein, with translation MGGAGGNGNGGGGGPQPSGAAEALYSAARISVWWDIENCQVPRGSDPHAIAQNISSALVNMNYCGPVSISAYGDTTKIASSVQQALNSTGIGLNHVPAGVKDASDKKILVDMLFWAVDNPAPANYLLISGDRDFSNALHQLRMRRYNILLAQPQKASVPLVAAAKTVWLWTSLSSGGPPLTNSESSQLVNSSYGSLPTLDTLSTSSSDSSLINQLDTFHENPQMKFNNLGRGTDIKQKGKPVRRSVNQPNISRTSSGTQENHSAANFHQPGYGYPKQFNDSVELPGAHNSRTPFSGPVPSGVPGNPEASWTNGNNSQNNYQNNYPPGRPNNLPVSPIIPPGNFLPPNSHVHHSHSMPPRSDAIGYTSGPQISMPDMGKLKVNENSTNGHNRPFSQTWNGESRQPPNIENSYTNTNGPHKGHNLQKKTPFYVEKEVNRHPHSSPEIPPPSSIANSSNGPLNGVWGAPGCPKPSDYVQGLIGVVLLALNTLKTEKIMPTEANISDCIKYGDPKHRNTDVKKALASAVEQQLVVTRNLGALQLYVGKNENLWRCVNPIGGNMKQYPKEAWDDLQKFLSSSAGRAAISATQCRFEAATVIKKMCLKELALGEILQILHMVVNMKKWLVQPQSGWQPIKFTLAEIVPDSGVVAAT, from the exons ATGGGTGGTGCAGGCGGAAACGGGAACGGCGGAGGGGGAGGGCCGCAGCCGTCGGGTGCGGCTGAGGCGCTGTACTCGGCGGCGAGGATTTCGGTATGGTGGGATATAGAAAACTGTCAAGTGCCTAGAGGATCTGATCCTCATGCGATCGCTCAGAATATAAGTTCTGCGCTTGTGAATATGAACTACTGTGGACCGGTTTCTATTTCCGCTTACGGTGATACAACTAAGATCGCTTCTTCTGTTCAACAGGCGCTTAATAGTACTGGAATCGGCCTTAATCACGTTCCTGCAG GTGTTAAAGATGCAAGTGATAAGAAGATTCTTGTGGACATGTTATTCTGGGCAGTTGACAATCCTGCACCTGCTAACTATTTGTTGATTTCGGGAGATCGTGATTTTTCAAACGCACTTCATCAATTGCGCATGCGCAGATATAATATTCTTCTCGCACAACCTCAAAAAGCTTCTGTTCCCCTTGTTGCTGCTGCGAAGACTGTATGGCTTTGGACAAGCCTTTCATCTGGAGGACCTCCACTCACAAATAGTGAATCAAGTCAACTTGTTAATAGCAGCTACGGTTCTTTACCCACTTTAGACACATTATCAACGTCATCTAGTGACTCCAGTCTGATAAACCAGCTTGACACTTTCCATGAAAACCCACAAATGAAGTTTAACAATTTGGGAAGGGGTACAGATATTAAGCAGAAGGGCAAACCAGTTCGTAGAAGTGTGAATCAACCCAATATATCACGAACTTCATCTGGCACACAAGAAAATCATAGTGCTGCAAACTTTCATCAACCAGGATATGGATATCCTAAGCAGTTCAATGATTCAGTGGAGTTGCCTGGAGCTCATAATTCAAGAACTCCTTTCAGTGGGCCTGTACCGAGCGGTGTTCCTGGTAATCCTGAGGCATCCTGGACGAATGGAAACAACTCACAGAACAATTATCAAAACAATTATCCTCCAGGAAGGCCAAACAACCTCCCAGTATCACCGATAATTCCACCTGGTAATTTCTTACCACCTAATTCGCATGTGCATCATTCACATTCAATGCCTCCTAGGTCTGATGCAATTGGCTACACCTCAGGCCCTCAAATATCTATGCCTGATATGGGTAAGCTAAAAGTCAATGAAAACTCCACTAATGGTCATAATCGTCCTTTTTCTCAAACGTGGAATGGAGAATCAAGACAACCTCCTAACATTGAGAATtcttatacaaatacaaatgggCCTCATAAAGGACACAATTTGCAGAAGAAAACACCATTTTATGTTGAAAAAGAGGTAAACAGGCATCCACATTCCAGccctgagattccaccaccgtCATCTATAGCAAATAGCAGTAATGGACCTCTCAATGGTGTGTGGGGAGCTCCAGGATGCCCAAAACCTTCTGATTATGTTCAAGGCCTTATTGGAGTCGTTTTACTTGCATTGAACACCCTTAAAACTGAGAAGATTATGCCTACTGAAGCAAACATCTCTGATTGCATCAAATATGGAGATCCAAAACACCGCAATACTGATGTTAAGAAGGCTCTCGCGAGTGCAGTTGAACAACAGCTGGTAGTAACACGGAATTTAGGTGCTTTGCAATTATATGTTGGTAAAAATGAGAACCTATGGAGGTGTGTGAATCCCATTGGTGGTAATATGAAACAATATCCCAAAGAAGCATGGGATGACCTCCAGAAATTTCTATCATCTTCTGCCGGACGAGCCGCCATAAGCGCTACTCAGTGCAG GTTTGAAGCAGCAACAGTTATTAAGAAAATGTGCTTAAAGGAGCTTGCTTTAGGCGAAATACTTCAGATCTTGCACATGGTTGTTAACATGAAGAAATGGCTTGTACAACCTCAATCCGGATGGCAACCAATTAAGTTTACTCTCGCAGAGATCGTCCCCGATTCAGGGGTGgtagctgctacataa
- the LOC101250554 gene encoding pentatricopeptide repeat-containing protein At1g63330-like, translated as MVIKLSTLILPKKIPKWVCSKPYFSSLSCACKIQNNPESKQTSTSSSDFETKIQYLKNKLHPETLVGVLHSTADLDSSLKLFKWASLQKRFHHSADTYFQIILKLGMAGKVEDIEGFCNEMVKDKCPNFEQVLLDLLDIFVRNSRLSEALCVLSCINLCSLNPSISVFNQLLGALVKEKKEFKDVLFVYKEIVKAGIAPNIDTLNSLIEALFAADRADAALEQYKRLHKKGCSPNGRTFQIIIGQLVERGRVDEALVILDDMFRIQCEPDYSSFYAHIIPLFCDMNKLDVVRRLFPVMRASKVLPDSSTYGAMIKCLCWNLLVDDAVKLVDEMVYNDVRPDDDVFMSIIDGLCELNMLSEAKEFLNDKEVASVLPYNALLEAILNDGTFNMARDLFDEMFDRNITDHCSWNIMILFLCDNKRLKDALKYVGRMIVSSVSLDSSTYSALIVGYCKLGECENALALFHQLRSKSGLLDLVSYAQLIECLCQKEEIQEATKVFWFMSTKRLALQSTSFGKIMEGLCASGYTVRAIKLLPVAYYCGTLSSPSAYNSIMRGLFSLGRASDLFMVLSRMVVDGCKMDGETYCILIQSMISLGHIEKLALLLDMMLSQGLLPNSETLSKLLEYLVENNQVRMIFSSIDKLVSEFEVVDSSMYNMLTNSLLKEGYNDKASFLLDLMLEKGWVPDADTHALLVGSSVEDETDGQNSSCDRFITQDNVGNILAEGLGKFDGHDYRL; from the coding sequence ATGGTGATAAAGCTCTCAACTTTAATTCTTCCCAAGAAAATTCCCAAATGGGTTTGTTCAAAACcctatttttcttcactttcttGTGCTTGTAAAATTCAGAACAATCCAGAATCCAAACAAACCTCTACCAGTTCTTCTGACTTTGAAaccaaaattcaatatttaaagaATAAGCTTCACCCAGAAACATTAGTAGGCGTTCTTCATTCCACAGCTGATTTGGATTCTTCATTGAAGTTATTCAAATGGGCTTCCCTTCAAAAAAGGTTTCATCACTCTGCTGAtacttattttcaaattatcttgaAGTTAGGTATGGCTGGGAAAGTAGAAGATATTGAAGGATTTTGTAATGAAATGGTAAAGGATAAATGCCCAAATTTTGAACAAGTTCTTTTGGATTTGCTAGATATATTTGTTAGAAATAGTAGGCTTAGTGAGGCTTTATGTGTTCTTTCTTGTATAAATTTGTGTTCCTTAAATCCCTCTATATCTGTATTTAATCAATTACTGGGCGCACTTGTCAAGGAAAAGAAGGAATTTAAGGATGTATTGTTCGTATATAAAGAGATTGTGAAAGCTGGAATTGCTCCCAATATTGATACACTTAATTCTCTGATAGAGGCTTTATTTGCTGCTGATCGCGCTGATGCTGCATTGGAGCAATACAAACgacttcataagaaaggttGTAGTCCTAACGGTAGGACTTTTCAGATAATTATTGGTCAACTTGTTGAAAGGGGTAGAGTGGATGAGGCACTTGTAATTTTAGATGATATGTTTCGTATACAGTGTGAACCGGATTATTCTAGCTTTTATGCTCATATAATACCTTTATTTTGTGATATGAATAAATTAGATGTAGTGAGGAGGTTGTTTCCTGTGATGAGAGCGTCTAAAGTTCTTCCGGATTCATCCACTTATGGGGCAATGATAAAGTGTTTGTGTTGGAATCTTCTCGTGGATGATGCTGTAAAACTTGTAGATGAGATGGTGTATAATGATGTTAGGCCAGATGATGATGTGTTCATGAGTATAATAGATGGATTATGTGAATTGAATATGTTAAGTGAAGCTAAGGAGTTTTTGAATGACAAAGAAGTTGCAAGTGTATTGCCTTACAATGCGCTTCTTGAAGCTATTCTAAATGATGGCACCTTTAATATGGCAAGAGATCTGTTTGATGAAATGTTTGACAGAAACATCACAGATCATTGTTCTTGGAATATCATGATtctgttcttgtgtgataatAAGAGACTGAAAGATGCCTTGAAATATGTTGGTAGAATGATTGTTTCCTCCGTTAGTCTTGATTCATCTACATATTCTGCTCTCATCGTTGGCTACTGCAAATTAGGTGAATGTGAGAATGCTTTGGCATTGTTTCATCAGCTTAGGTCCAAATCTGGGTTATTAGATTTGGTATCATATGCTCAACTTATTGAGTGTCTTTGCCAGAAGGAAGAGATTCAGGAAGCCACCAAAGTGTTTTGGTTCATGTCAACAAAGAGACTTGCTCTTCAATCGACCTCGTTTGGCAAGATTATGGAGGGACTTTGTGCTAGTGGGTACACAGTTAGAGCAATCAAATTGCTACCAGTTGCATATTATTGTGGTACATTGTCTTCTCCTTCTGCTTACAACAGCATAATGCGAGGGCTATTCAGTTTAGGAAGAGCAAGTGATCTCTTTATGGTGCTCTCAAGAATGGTTGTGGATGGTTGTAAGATGGATGGGGAAACATATTGCATTCTTATTCAGAGCATGATTTCGCTTGGACATATAGAGAAGTTGGCTCTACTATTGGATATGATGCTTAGTCAGGGTCTATTACCGAATTCGGAAACACTTTCTAAACTTCTGGAGTATCTGGTGGAAAACAATCAGGTCCGCATGATATTTTCTTCAATAGATAAGCTTGTCTCAGAATTTGAAGTTGTTGATTCATCAATGTACAATATGCTGACAAATAGTCTTTTGAAAGAGGGATACAATGACAAGGCCTCTTTCTTGCTGGATTTAATGTTGGAAAAGGGCTGGGTTCCTGATGCTGATACTCATGCTTTATTAGTGGGTTCCAGTGTGGAAGATGAAACAGATGGTCAAAATTCTTCATGTGATAGATTTATCACACAGGATAATGTTGGCAATATACTTGCTGAGGGCCTTGGGAAATTTGATGGACATGACTACAGATTATAA
- the LOC101263762 gene encoding uncharacterized protein, giving the protein MTKQNFPNSSTVAPLPVPTTCGNCNVEERWFLHNVRHRGLYRRLCTNCVLRLHIQSFCPTCLLVYNPTPPPNAASNGLVSCSKCYSYSHNSCVGVNPPHPYHCPLCVNPNTPLFSLKKGREVGLGNEESRVIDMKAAKVLLAAAKIAAGTVTKAALAARVEAERRAKEAAFTRKRAREAIDHVAYLTARDKLKKKDILQYPSNGPGLGYGNGSNRGSNQCLSMVVAALPLEEENVMNAERLDGSSEVLVALNSVDLKGQNPTLGLPGENNGSAMDVEMNGVAMVTPSPAFRGGLMQNHNGAIGVEHEKSGELVRENGQREMINHGMVAEKDQDPRMVNSSARKGNGSLPQL; this is encoded by the coding sequence ATGACGAAACAAAACTTTCCCAACAGCTCCACCGTCGCCCCTCTCCCCGTCCCTACCACCTGCGGCAACTGTAACGTCGAGGAAAGATGGTTTCTCCACAACGTCCGCCACAGAGGATTATACCGTCGACTTTGCACCAACTGTGTCCTCAGACTCCACATTCAATCGTTTTGCCCCACTTGTTTGCTCGTTTATAACCCTACCCCTCCACCTAACGCGGCTTCAAACGGCCTTGTTTCTTGTTCCAAATGCTATTCGTATTCTCACAATTCTTGTGTGGGTGTCAACCCTCCTCACCCTTATCATTGCCCCCTTTGTGTTAACCCTAATACCCCTCTTTTTTCACTTAAGAAGGGAAGAGAGGTTGGTTTGGGTAATGAGGAGTCTAGGGTTATTGATATGAAGGCGGCTAAGGTTTTATTAGCGGCTGCCAAGATCGCTGCTGGGACTGTGACTAAAGCAGCTTTGGCTGCTAGGGTTGAGGCAGAGAGGAGGGCGAAGGAGGCGGCATTTACTAGGAAAAGAGCTAGAGAGGCTATAGACCATGTGGCTTATCTTACGGCTAGGGATAAGCTGAAGAAGAAGGATATATTGCAGTATCCTTCTAATGGCCCAGGATTGGGTTATGGCAATGGGAGTAACAGAGGTAGTAATCAATGCCTTAGTATGGTGGTTGCAGCTCTGCCATTGGAGGAGGAGAATGTCATGAATGCGGAGAGGTTGGATGGGTCTTCTGAGGTTTTAGTAGCTTTGAATTCTGTGGACTTGAAAGGGCAGAATCCGACCCTGGGGTTGCCAGGTGAGAATAATGGATCTGCCATGGATGTGGAGATGAATGGGGTAGCAATGGTGACCCCTTCACCTGCTTTTAGGGGAGGATTAATGCAGAATCATAACGGTGCTATTGGAGTTGAGCACGAGAAGTCTGGGGAATTGGTTCGTGAGAATggccaaagggagatgataaacCACGGAATGGTGGCTGAAAAGGATCAAGATCCGCGAATGGTGAATTCCAGTGCTAGGAAGGGGAATGGTAGTCTCCCTCAGCTATAA
- the TPS31 gene encoding sesquiterpene synthase 31 has translation MAPAAALMSKCQEEEEIVRPVADFSPSLWGDRFHSFSLDNQVAEKYVEEIETLKEQTRSMLMSGKTLAEKLNLIDIVERLGIAYHFEKQIDDMLNHIFNIDPNFEAHEYNDLCTLSLQFRILRQHGYYISPKIFSRFQDANGKFKESLCDDIRGILNLYEASHVRTHGEDTLEEALAFSTAHLESAAPHLKSPLSKQVTHALEQSLHKSIPRVETRYFISIYEEEELKNDVFLRFAKLDFNLLQMLHKQELSEVSRWWKDLDFVTTLPYARDRAVECYFWTMGVYAEPQYSQARVMLAKTIAMISIVDDTFDAYGIVKELEVYTDAIQRWDVSQIDRLPEYMKISYKALLDLYNDYETELSNDGRSDVVQYAKERMKEIVRNYFVEAKWFIEGYMPPVSEYLSNALATSTYYLLTTTSYLGMKSATKKDFEWLAKNPKILEANVTLCRVIDDIATYEVEKGRGQIATGIECYMRDYGVSTQVAMDKFQEMAETAWKDVNEGILRPTPVSAKILTRILNLARIIDVTYKHNQDGYTHPEKVLKPHIIALLVDSIEI, from the exons ATGGCCCCAGCTGCTGCATTGATGAGTAAGTGCCAAGAAGAGGAGGAGATTGTTCGCCCTGTTGCTGACTTCTCTCCAAGTCTTTGGGGTGATCGTTTCCATTCATTTTCCCTTGATAATCAG GTTGCTGAAAAGTATGTTGAAGAGATTGAAACTTTGAAGGAACAAACAAGGAGTATGTTAATGTCAGGAAAAACATTGGCTGAAAAGTTGAATCTCATTGATATTGTTGAACGCCTTGGAATTGCCTATCACTTTGAAAAACAAATAGACGACATGTTGAACCACATTTTTAACATTGATCCTAACTTTGAGGCTCACGAATACAATGATTTATGCACTCTATCCCTTCAATTTCGAATCCTAAGGCAACATGGCTACTATATCTCTCCAA AAATTTTCAGCAGATTCCAAGATGCGAATGGTAAGTTCAAGGAATCACTTTGCGACGACATCAGGGGAATATTGAACTTATATGAAGCCTCACATGTAAGGACTCATGGAGAAGATACTTTAGAAGAGGCACTTGCTTTCTCTACTGCTCATCTTGAATCTGCAGCTCCACATTTGAAGTCACCTCTGAGTAAGCAAGTGACTCATGCCCTTGAGCAATCTCTCCATAAGAGCATTCCAAGAGTCGAGACACGATACTTCATCTCTATCTACGAAGAGGAGGAACTTAAGAATGACGTGTTTCTTCGATTTGCAAAACTGGATTTCAACTTACTTCAGATGTTGCACAAACAAGAACTCAGTGAAGTATCAAG GTGGTGGAAAGATTTGGATTTTGTGACAACGCTTCCATATGCTAGGGATAGAGCAGTGGAGTGTTACTTTTGGACGATGGGAGTGTATGCTGAACCTCAATACTCTCAGGCTCGTGTCATGCTTGCTAAGACTATAGCAATGATTTCGATAGTAGATGACACATTTGATGCTTATGGAATCGTAAAAGAACTGGAGGTCTACACTGATGCCATACAGAG gtGGGATGTCAGCCAAATTGATCGGCTTCCGGAGTACATGAAAATTAGTTACAAAGCACTTTTAGATCTCTACAACGACTATGAAACAGAGCTGTCAAATGATGGCAGATCTGATGTTGTTCAATACGCAAAAGAAAGA ATGAAAGAAATTGTGAGAAACTATTTCGTGGAAGCGAAATGGTTCATTGAAGGATATATGCCACCAGTTTCTGAATATCTTAGCAATGCATTAGCTACCAGCACTTATTACTTGCTTACCACTACATCCTACTTGGGCATGAAGTCTGCTACCAAGAAAGATTTTGAATGGTTGGCCAAGAACCCTAAAATCCTTGAAGCCAATGTGACATTATGTCGAGTCATTGATGACATAGCCACCTATGAGGTTGAGAAGGGTAGAGGTCAGATTGCAACTGGAATTGAATGTTATATGAGGGATTATGGCGTTTCAACACAAGTAGCAATGGACAAATTTCAAGAAATGGCTGAGACAGCATGGAAGGATGTAAATGAAGGAATCCTTCGACCAACTCCTGTCTCTGCAAAGATTCTGACTCGTATTCTCAATCTTGCTCGCATTATTGATGTCACTTATAAGCACAATCAAGATGGATACACTCATCCTGAAAAAGTACTAAAACCTCATATTATTGCGTTGTTAGTGGACTCTATTgaaatttaa
- the LOC101251134 gene encoding uncharacterized protein produces MSNLSKLEFVALDISGKNYLSWVLDAEIHLAAKGLDATITQGNEASSQDKAKAMIFLRHHLDEGLKIEYLTVKDPLELWTDLKGRYDHLKATVLPRARYEWMHLRFHDFKTVIEYNSAVFRINSQLKLCGETIKDEDMLEKTLTTFHASNVILQQQYREKGFQKYSELISCLLVAEQHNALLMKNHEARPTGAAPLPEANVVEARDQSKVKGDDHRGYNNARGRGKDKRRYTNRQGGGHNKRENNMSSQNNPSKSNCRRCGMKGHWKNECRTHEHFVRLYQNSFKNKGNKSGVSSSNARAESHMTLKDDDKPGTSQKYDKDVEANLDLKDDVFDGLGDITHMEVDDFFGDRN; encoded by the coding sequence ATGTCGAATTTATCCAAACTTGAGTTTGTGGCATTAGATATTTCTGGAAAGAATTATCTTTCATGGGTACTCGATGCTGAGATTCACTTGGCTGCTAAAGGTCTTGATGCCACTATTACTCAGGGAAATGAAGCATCGAGTCAAGATAAGGCGAAAGCTATGATTTTCCTTCGTCATCATCTTGATGAGGGCCTGAAGATTGAATATCTGACGGTGAAAGATCCACTTGAATTGTGGACTGATTTAAAGGGGAGATATGACCACCTAAAGGCAACAGTGTTGCCAAGAGCTCGTTATGAGTGGATGCATTTAcgatttcatgattttaagaCCGTGATTGAATACAACTCTGCTGTATTCAGGATAAACTCCCAGTTGAAATTATGTGGGGAgactataaaagatgaggacatgTTGGAAAAGACACTTACTACTTTCCATGCCTCAAATGTGATATTGCAGCAGCAATATCGTGAAAAGGGTTTTCAGAAATATTCTGAACTAATCTCATGTCTGTTGGTGGCTGAGCAACATAATgctcttttaatgaaaaatcatgaagctCGTCCCACTGGAGCTGCTCCATTACCGGAGGCAAATGTGGTGGAAGCACGTGATCAATCTAAAGTAAAAGGAGATGATCATCGGGGATATAATAATGCACGGGGACGTGGCAAAGATAAAAGACGATACACTAATCGTCAAGGTGGTGGTCATAATAAAAGGGAGAACAACATGAGTTCTCAAAATAACCCCTCAAAAAGTAATTGTCGTCGTTGTGGCATGAAAGGCCATTGGAAGAATGAATGTCGCACACATGAACATTTTGTAAGGCTCTATCAAAATTCctttaaaaataaaggaaataaaagtggTGTTTCCTCTTCCAATGCTCGAGCTGAGTCACATATGACTCTTAAAGATGATGATAAGCCGGGAACATCTCAGAAATATGATAAGGATGTTGAAGCAAATTTGGATTTAAAGGATGATGTTTTTGATGGCCTTGGTGACATTACTCATATGGAAGTTGATGACTTCTTTGGAGATCGAAACTGA